A stretch of Aerococcaceae bacterium zg-252 DNA encodes these proteins:
- the lspA gene encoding signal peptidase II: MIIGLCVAFFIILIDQLVKFWTINHIGLHQSLPGIPKVFDFFYIQNTGASWGIFSGQFQLFYIVTILIVGYLLYLLYKTAPNQRMSRIAYGLLIGGAIGNFIDRLLNGYVIDMFRLLFINFPIFNVADIALTIGVLMLILMLILDKEQVNGRI, encoded by the coding sequence ATGATTATCGGTTTATGTGTGGCATTTTTTATCATTTTGATTGATCAACTCGTCAAATTTTGGACGATTAACCATATTGGATTGCACCAATCTCTACCTGGAATACCGAAAGTATTTGATTTTTTCTATATTCAAAATACTGGGGCTAGTTGGGGAATTTTTTCAGGACAATTTCAATTGTTCTATATCGTTACGATTTTAATTGTTGGATATTTACTTTATTTACTTTATAAAACGGCACCTAATCAAAGAATGAGTCGTATTGCTTATGGTTTGTTAATTGGTGGAGCTATCGGTAATTTTATTGACCGTTTACTTAATGGTTATGTAATTGATATGTTTCGTCTATTGTTTATTAATTTCCCTATTTTTAATGTGGCAGATATTGCCTTAACAATTGGGGTACTGATGTTGATTTTGATGTTAATTTTAGATAAGGAGCAAGTGAATGGCAGAATTTAA
- a CDS encoding YkyA family protein, whose product MKKFKHIILCLAIPLFIAACDNSIERANNAIGLIQDQMTKLVNELYEMQNLENQLQANFEDDLKNSNDNLGYFNQENLLVIQNSALRLEHLTNMEKAITEIERLMPELINGRKNNALPMNDFESLDKMIQSMKGDLSTYITDYRQNISLETQTFHSIGNPDIDYSNFFKVFDNINQLSETNLYNLDRLLVHFEPINQLIVDTKVKVVTLLESK is encoded by the coding sequence ATGAAAAAATTTAAACACATCATACTATGTTTGGCGATTCCATTGTTTATCGCAGCCTGTGATAACTCAATTGAACGTGCCAATAATGCGATCGGATTAATTCAAGATCAAATGACAAAACTGGTCAATGAATTATATGAAATGCAAAATTTAGAAAATCAACTTCAAGCTAATTTTGAAGACGATTTAAAAAACTCGAATGATAATTTAGGCTACTTTAATCAAGAAAATCTATTAGTCATTCAAAATTCAGCTTTGCGTTTAGAGCATTTAACTAACATGGAAAAAGCAATCACTGAAATAGAACGTTTAATGCCTGAATTAATCAATGGCAGAAAAAATAATGCCTTGCCAATGAATGATTTTGAGTCATTAGATAAAATGATTCAATCAATGAAAGGTGATTTATCAACCTATATTACAGATTATCGCCAAAATATTTCATTAGAAACGCAGACATTCCATTCAATTGGTAATCCAGATATTGATTATAGTAACTTTTTCAAAGTTTTTGATAATATCAATCAATTATCCGAAACGAATCTCTATAATTTAGACCGATTACTCGTACATTTTGAACCGATTAATCAATTGATTGTCGATACAAAAGTTAAAGTAGTCACGCTATTAGAAAGTAAGTAG
- the rpmA gene encoding 50S ribosomal protein L27, with the protein MLKLNLQLFATKKGGGSTQNGRDSIAKRLGAKAADGETVTGGAILYRQRGTKIHPGNNVGRGGDDTLFALVEGVVRFERKGRNKKQVSVYPVAAEA; encoded by the coding sequence ATGTTAAAATTAAATTTACAATTATTCGCAACTAAAAAGGGTGGGGGTTCTACTCAAAACGGTCGTGATTCAATCGCAAAACGTTTAGGTGCTAAAGCGGCTGACGGTGAAACAGTTACTGGTGGCGCAATTCTTTACCGTCAACGCGGTACAAAAATTCACCCAGGTAACAATGTAGGTCGTGGTGGAGATGACACATTATTCGCATTAGTTGAAGGTGTTGTTCGTTTCGAACGTAAAGGCCGTAACAAAAAACAAGTTTCAGTTTATCCAGTAGCAGCTGAAGCGTAA
- a CDS encoding ribosomal-processing cysteine protease Prp → MIKVTFFRDKAEQLYAYELTGHAGYADNGYDIVCAAVSTQVISVENSLHKLIDVPVETVVNDVDGGYLKVTVQAIKHQHKQEQTQLLLEHLAFALEVIADSYSEFVKIQYK, encoded by the coding sequence ATGATTAAGGTAACATTCTTTCGTGATAAAGCTGAACAATTATATGCCTATGAGCTAACTGGTCATGCTGGTTATGCTGATAATGGTTATGATATTGTATGTGCAGCTGTATCGACGCAAGTAATTTCAGTCGAAAATTCTTTGCACAAACTTATTGATGTGCCTGTTGAAACAGTCGTTAACGATGTTGATGGTGGGTACCTTAAAGTAACGGTGCAAGCAATTAAACACCAACATAAACAAGAACAGACACAACTTTTGCTAGAGCATTTGGCTTTTGCATTAGAAGTGATTGCTGATTCTTACTCTGAATTTGTAAAAATTCAATATAAATAA
- the manA gene encoding mannose-6-phosphate isomerase, class I, translating to MEEILFLTSTMHEKIWGGSRLKSEFGYDIPSDKTGEYWAISAHEKGVSIIANGTFKGYKLDELYAGHKELFGENQYDEFPLLIKIIDANNWLSVQVHPDDAFALNNENEFGKTECWYILSTDENAEIIYGHHAKSKEELCQLIEDKAWNKLFRRVKVNAGDFFYVPSGTMHAIGPGIMILEIQQSSDITYRIYDFERINDKGTQRELHIQQALEVLKIGTPQNTLHDTICHNGLEQTLLVSNEFFTVYKWKVQGRVAFNQFAPYLLVSVISGNGSLLTRDCCYSLFKGQHFIIPNNVLSWSIDGNIEMIVNHV from the coding sequence ATGGAAGAAATATTATTTTTGACTTCAACTATGCACGAAAAAATATGGGGTGGTAGTCGTCTAAAGTCTGAATTTGGATATGATATTCCGAGTGATAAAACAGGTGAATATTGGGCGATTTCGGCACATGAAAAAGGTGTTTCGATAATTGCTAATGGAACGTTTAAAGGGTATAAATTGGACGAATTGTATGCTGGTCATAAAGAATTATTTGGTGAAAATCAGTATGATGAATTTCCACTTTTAATCAAAATAATTGATGCCAATAACTGGTTAAGTGTTCAAGTTCACCCAGATGATGCTTTCGCACTAAACAATGAAAATGAATTTGGAAAAACGGAGTGTTGGTATATTTTATCTACCGATGAAAATGCTGAAATTATTTATGGTCATCATGCGAAAAGTAAAGAAGAATTGTGTCAGTTGATTGAAGATAAAGCATGGAATAAATTATTTCGACGTGTTAAAGTGAATGCAGGGGATTTTTTCTATGTGCCGAGTGGTACTATGCATGCGATTGGTCCAGGAATTATGATTTTGGAAATACAGCAATCGAGTGATATTACGTATCGAATTTATGATTTTGAACGTATTAATGACAAAGGTACTCAACGTGAGTTACATATTCAACAAGCATTGGAAGTATTAAAAATTGGCACACCACAAAATACGTTGCATGATACGATTTGTCACAATGGTTTAGAGCAGACTTTGTTGGTATCAAATGAATTTTTTACAGTGTACAAGTGGAAAGTACAAGGCAGAGTGGCATTTAATCAATTTGCACCGTATTTACTTGTTTCAGTTATTTCTGGAAATGGAAGTTTATTGACAAGAGATTGTTGTTATTCATTATTTAAAGGTCAGCATTTTATTATTCCGAATAATGTACTTTCGTGGAGTATTGATGGAAATATAGAAATGATTGTTAACCATGTGTAG
- a CDS encoding ABC transporter ATP-binding protein, with the protein MSSQPVTKSEWAEKMPIKEQVEVTTKITRYTLPFKWLFIVSMLFSAVSSFITVIMPRIIQTYIDQYLGNASATIQIALLFAGIYLVLILLQAVSNYFSNYLFRMASEKTVESIRNQIYTKVNGLGMRYFDQTPAGSIVSRITNDTETLKDFWNVFFSLFEGIVTSVSVFIGMYVLNAKMALLFLIFIPIMFGIIWYYQLYSSRVYRTMRENLSKLNTKLNENITGMSVVQHFRQEERMIAEFDVDNEEQYRGRRTMIHMHALMLNPFINLLENISLALVFYVLGNQFFDGLLEVGMVYAFTQYSTTFFRPMGMMMESLSQLQDGVVSSSRILRVMNHQEIIPEQDVDDQAMISDAKVEFKNVSFSYDGKHDVLKDISFTVNPGETVALVGHTGSGKSSIINVLMRFYEYHSGDVLIDGHSLRHFSYDRLREQIGLVLQDSFLFYGDVARNIRLLDQSISDRQVKEAARFVNADTFIESQPQGYQKKVIERGASYSSGQRQLISFARTMARNPKLLILDEATANIDTETEMHIQNSLQKMRKGRTTIAIAHRLSTIKDANLILVLDKGRIIERGTHDELIALGGTYYQMYQLQSMGHVD; encoded by the coding sequence ATGAGTTCACAACCAGTGACGAAATCAGAATGGGCTGAAAAAATGCCGATTAAAGAACAAGTTGAAGTGACAACGAAAATTACTCGCTATACCTTACCATTTAAGTGGCTATTTATTGTTTCGATGCTATTTAGTGCCGTATCGTCATTTATCACGGTTATTATGCCTCGTATTATACAAACATATATTGACCAATACTTAGGTAATGCGTCAGCTACCATTCAAATTGCCTTGCTCTTTGCTGGAATTTACTTAGTGTTAATTTTACTACAAGCTGTGAGTAATTATTTTTCAAACTATTTATTCCGTATGGCATCTGAAAAAACAGTGGAGTCAATCCGTAACCAAATTTATACTAAGGTGAATGGACTGGGAATGCGTTACTTTGACCAAACACCAGCTGGTTCGATTGTATCTCGTATCACCAATGATACGGAAACATTAAAAGATTTTTGGAATGTGTTTTTCTCATTGTTTGAGGGGATAGTGACTTCTGTTTCGGTATTTATTGGAATGTATGTGTTAAATGCTAAAATGGCATTGTTATTCTTAATATTTATTCCAATCATGTTTGGGATTATTTGGTATTATCAATTATATAGTTCACGAGTTTATCGGACAATGCGTGAAAATTTAAGTAAGTTAAATACAAAATTAAATGAAAACATTACAGGTATGTCAGTAGTACAACATTTCCGACAAGAAGAGCGTATGATTGCTGAATTTGATGTTGATAATGAAGAACAGTATCGTGGTAGACGGACAATGATTCATATGCATGCCTTGATGTTGAATCCTTTTATTAATTTACTGGAAAATATTTCACTAGCACTGGTGTTTTATGTGTTAGGAAATCAATTTTTTGACGGTTTGTTGGAAGTGGGTATGGTGTACGCTTTTACGCAATATAGTACAACATTCTTTAGACCAATGGGAATGATGATGGAAAGTTTAAGTCAGCTACAAGACGGTGTGGTATCGAGTTCACGTATTTTACGTGTAATGAATCATCAAGAGATTATTCCAGAGCAAGATGTAGATGACCAAGCGATGATTTCAGATGCCAAAGTTGAATTTAAAAATGTATCATTTTCATACGACGGCAAACATGATGTATTGAAAGATATTTCTTTTACCGTAAATCCAGGAGAAACGGTAGCATTAGTAGGGCATACTGGTAGTGGGAAAAGCTCGATTATTAATGTGCTAATGCGTTTTTATGAATATCACTCTGGTGATGTCCTAATAGACGGACATAGTTTACGACATTTTAGTTATGATCGTCTGCGTGAACAAATAGGATTAGTATTACAAGATTCATTTTTATTTTATGGTGATGTTGCTCGAAACATCCGTTTATTAGACCAGTCGATTAGTGACCGTCAAGTCAAAGAAGCAGCACGTTTTGTTAATGCTGATACATTTATCGAGAGTCAACCGCAAGGGTATCAAAAGAAAGTGATTGAACGTGGTGCAAGTTACTCGAGTGGTCAACGTCAATTAATTTCTTTTGCTCGAACAATGGCACGTAATCCTAAATTACTGATTTTGGACGAGGCAACGGCTAATATTGATACTGAAACTGAAATGCATATTCAAAATAGTTTACAGAAAATGCGTAAAGGTCGTACTACTATTGCGATTGCACACCGTTTAAGTACGATTAAAGATGCAAATTTAATTTTAGTATTAGATAAAGGTCGTATCATTGAGCGTGGGACACATGATGAATTGATTGCATTGGGTGGAACTTATTACCAAATGTATCAATTGCAATCGATGGGACATGTAGATTAA
- a CDS encoding LysM peptidoglycan-binding domain-containing protein, with product MNLKNKLILASSVALLVLPLSTNFVEAQQLEWKPRTVEQVKADLEKDEHNEVKYTIKYGDTLSVIAEALDMDVKVLGQINDIIDLDLIFPDTVLTATYNKANKVAKLVVETPAEEKGEEPTKVAEVDFEKNEVKLEDKTVELEEVNNSTTATAPVEPVQEWVTTETTAVSTVQATPNAVETTTSEVVAPTVEETTQEESVVAEPVVTEETTVSTESETVVEEPVVTEAPVEEVPSANTTDLYANPENAGLQAHVAAFKEEVAAAFGITSFSTFRPGDPGDHGKGLAVDFMVPVSSELGDAVAQYAISQIGTGKVSYVIWKQQIYGDWNLAWTMMEDRGSITANHYDHVHVSFYP from the coding sequence ATGAATTTAAAAAATAAATTAATTTTAGCTTCATCGGTAGCTTTATTGGTTTTACCATTATCTACCAATTTTGTAGAAGCACAACAACTTGAATGGAAGCCGAGAACGGTTGAACAAGTAAAGGCTGATTTAGAAAAAGATGAACATAATGAAGTGAAGTACACAATTAAGTATGGAGATACTTTAAGTGTAATTGCTGAAGCATTGGATATGGACGTAAAAGTTTTAGGTCAAATCAATGATATTATTGACTTAGATTTAATCTTCCCAGACACTGTTTTAACGGCTACATATAATAAAGCAAATAAAGTTGCGAAATTAGTTGTGGAAACTCCAGCTGAAGAAAAAGGAGAAGAGCCGACAAAAGTAGCAGAAGTAGATTTTGAAAAGAACGAAGTTAAATTAGAAGATAAAACAGTTGAATTAGAAGAAGTTAACAATTCAACTACTGCTACTGCACCAGTTGAGCCAGTTCAAGAGTGGGTAACGACTGAAACTACTGCTGTCAGTACAGTTCAGGCTACTCCAAATGCAGTGGAAACAACAACTTCAGAAGTTGTAGCACCGACTGTTGAAGAAACAACTCAAGAAGAATCTGTAGTTGCAGAACCTGTTGTAACAGAAGAAACAACAGTATCAACTGAGTCTGAAACAGTTGTTGAAGAGCCAGTTGTGACGGAAGCCCCAGTAGAAGAAGTGCCAAGTGCTAATACTACTGATTTATATGCAAATCCTGAAAATGCTGGATTACAAGCACATGTTGCTGCATTTAAAGAAGAAGTAGCAGCTGCATTTGGTATTACATCATTCAGTACGTTTCGTCCTGGTGACCCTGGTGACCATGGAAAAGGTTTAGCTGTTGACTTTATGGTGCCAGTTAGTTCTGAACTAGGAGATGCTGTGGCTCAATATGCGATTAGTCAAATTGGGACTGGAAAAGTATCTTATGTTATTTGGAAACAACAAATCTATGGAGATTGGAATTTAGCTTGGACAATGATGGAAGACCGTGGAAGTATTACGGCTAACCACTATGACCATGTTCACGTATCATTCTACCCATAA
- a CDS encoding putative glycoside hydrolase, protein MKKQAISLSLVTLLLSACTFTQKPTEEKPTYTNIPKVESKYDQDALNEFDSRRKKGKANRYEGLTILKGNLLNRPDNLPNSLFYDSGIHIEYPKDGVKGIYLNSDSVADPETFNRLLQKIDDTALNTMVLDFKDDYGNVIPLVNTDNELVQKASLGWIDYPAILKTLAEHNVYPIARIVTFKDTVLATNHPDYAFKTKDGEVWSPDGESFVNPFLKEVWDYNIDIAIAAAKMGFKEIQFDYIRFSDAFVVNEDDLVYSKGTFENYVSENPDDAGEERVAAITQFLTYAKERLAPYGVNVSADIFGYTAVANNSPDVRGIGQHFASMAENVDVISSMIYPSHWGSSFFGIDYPNTQPYKVVDEYMYSEKQVLSNVSNSVTSRPWLQDFTDSVAAGPYYEYTAEDVQAQINALASHGIHEFLLWNAAGEYSDGVDYAPKPAAQ, encoded by the coding sequence ATGAAAAAACAAGCTATTTCACTCTCATTGGTCACACTACTCTTATCTGCTTGTACCTTTACACAAAAACCAACGGAAGAAAAACCAACCTATACCAACATTCCGAAAGTTGAAAGTAAATACGACCAAGATGCATTAAATGAGTTTGACAGTCGCCGTAAGAAAGGCAAAGCTAATCGTTATGAGGGCTTAACTATTTTAAAAGGAAATCTACTCAATCGTCCTGATAATCTACCCAATTCACTCTTTTATGATAGTGGAATTCACATTGAATATCCTAAAGACGGTGTAAAAGGTATCTATCTAAATTCTGATAGTGTCGCTGATCCCGAAACATTTAATCGCTTGCTACAAAAAATAGATGATACAGCGTTAAATACCATGGTATTGGACTTCAAAGACGATTACGGTAATGTTATCCCACTCGTTAATACTGATAATGAACTGGTGCAAAAAGCATCACTTGGGTGGATTGATTATCCGGCTATTTTAAAAACGCTAGCTGAACATAATGTCTATCCAATCGCTCGTATCGTAACATTCAAAGATACCGTATTAGCGACGAATCACCCTGACTACGCATTCAAGACCAAAGACGGTGAAGTGTGGTCACCAGACGGTGAATCATTTGTCAATCCATTTTTAAAAGAAGTATGGGATTATAATATTGACATTGCGATTGCAGCAGCAAAAATGGGCTTTAAAGAAATTCAATTTGACTACATTCGTTTCTCAGATGCGTTCGTAGTAAATGAAGATGACTTAGTTTATTCTAAAGGAACATTTGAAAATTATGTATCAGAAAATCCAGATGATGCTGGGGAAGAACGTGTGGCTGCCATTACGCAATTTTTAACCTATGCAAAAGAACGTTTAGCCCCTTACGGTGTCAATGTAAGTGCCGATATTTTCGGTTATACGGCAGTCGCTAATAATAGTCCTGATGTTCGTGGTATTGGACAACATTTTGCTAGTATGGCTGAAAATGTGGATGTTATTTCATCAATGATTTATCCGTCTCACTGGGGTTCATCATTCTTCGGCATAGACTATCCAAATACACAACCATATAAAGTTGTAGATGAATATATGTACTCTGAAAAACAAGTACTATCAAATGTATCGAATTCTGTTACCTCAAGACCTTGGTTACAAGATTTTACAGATAGCGTAGCAGCAGGACCATATTATGAATACACCGCAGAAGATGTGCAAGCTCAAATCAATGCCCTTGCTAGTCATGGTATTCATGAATTCTTATTATGGAATGCAGCTGGTGAATATTCAGACGGTGTCGATTACGCACCAAAACCAGCAGCACAATAG
- a CDS encoding HAD-IIB family hydrolase: protein MIKLFLTDLDGTLLNKWHIADKVINQGVKEVKQRGYHLAVITGRHLRHHQRFGLAFLQDTAYFITMNGALVTDNSGKVLAKTSISSSAVRELTTAFPELSFEYFSEQTTYVMTKRWQHFVHGFKQQWSVKNILRAFLNMLFGQYQYEMNIDELVAHSILKIECITNTEESKQRLIEFLDAHSNEFSYAYNDEVHFEITGKGVNKRKGALQLIKHLSLHPDQVIVYGNDSNDEEMLAYFKHSVAPSSAKDIALNNAKVIIGEANQHAVIEHILKTVREQDRY from the coding sequence ATGATTAAATTATTTTTAACTGATTTGGACGGAACATTATTAAATAAATGGCATATAGCGGATAAGGTGATTAACCAAGGCGTAAAAGAAGTGAAACAACGTGGCTATCATTTGGCAGTGATAACTGGACGACATTTGCGACATCATCAGCGATTTGGACTGGCTTTTCTGCAAGATACAGCGTATTTTATTACGATGAATGGTGCATTAGTGACTGATAATAGTGGAAAGGTGCTAGCGAAGACAAGTATTAGCTCCAGTGCAGTGAGAGAGCTTACCACAGCCTTTCCAGAATTGAGTTTTGAATATTTTAGTGAGCAAACGACGTATGTTATGACGAAGCGTTGGCAGCATTTTGTACATGGCTTTAAGCAACAATGGAGTGTCAAAAATATATTACGAGCATTCCTTAATATGCTATTTGGACAATATCAGTATGAAATGAATATTGATGAGTTAGTAGCTCATTCAATTTTGAAAATAGAGTGCATTACAAATACGGAAGAAAGTAAACAACGTCTTATTGAGTTTTTAGATGCACATTCCAATGAGTTTTCTTATGCGTATAATGACGAAGTGCATTTTGAAATTACTGGTAAAGGTGTGAATAAACGAAAAGGTGCACTGCAATTAATCAAGCATTTATCACTTCACCCAGACCAAGTAATAGTGTACGGCAATGACTCTAATGATGAAGAAATGTTGGCATACTTTAAACATTCAGTAGCACCGAGTAGTGCCAAAGACATTGCATTAAATAATGCGAAAGTCATTATTGGAGAAGCGAATCAACATGCCGTAATAGAGCATATATTGAAAACCGTTCGTGAACAAGATAGGTATTAG
- the rplU gene encoding 50S ribosomal protein L21, with translation MYAIIKTGGKQLRVEVGQSIFVEKLDVEAGDKVTFDEVILVGGETTKVGTPLVEGATVEATVEKQGREKKVVTFKYKRRKDTHRKQGHRQPYTKLTIDAINA, from the coding sequence ATGTACGCAATTATCAAAACTGGCGGAAAACAATTACGTGTTGAAGTTGGTCAATCAATTTTCGTTGAGAAATTAGACGTAGAAGCAGGCGACAAAGTAACTTTTGATGAGGTAATTTTAGTAGGTGGAGAAACAACTAAAGTTGGTACACCATTAGTTGAAGGAGCAACTGTTGAAGCGACTGTTGAAAAACAAGGTCGTGAGAAAAAAGTTGTAACTTTCAAATACAAACGTCGTAAAGATACTCATCGTAAACAAGGTCATCGTCAACCTTATACAAAATTAACAATTGATGCTATCAACGCTTAA
- the ftsY gene encoding signal recognition particle-docking protein FtsY — MGLFDRIRRAFTGEDKVVEEIEKQQSEEQIVFDTYDKGLEKTRKSFSQRINELFSSFRELDEEFYEDLEEAFIGADVGFQMTMALTDAIRDELETRGVTKAEDVKQVMLEKMVQIYEKDGEQKEHIHLNPDGPTVILFVGVNGVGKTTSVGKIGYQLAQEGHKVLLAAADTFRAGAIEQLNVWGERLNIPVVTGKAQSDPASVVFDAVKRANAEQYDYLLVDTAGRLQTKANLMQELAKIKRIIERENPNGVQEVFLALDATTGQNALIQAKQFNEATEITGLVLTKLDGTAKGGVVLSIRHELDIPVKYIGLGEKATDLQKFDAEQYMYSLIKDVLSAQA, encoded by the coding sequence ATGGGATTATTTGATCGTATTCGTCGTGCGTTTACAGGCGAAGACAAAGTTGTCGAAGAAATTGAAAAACAGCAATCGGAAGAGCAGATTGTTTTTGATACATATGATAAGGGACTTGAAAAGACTCGTAAGAGCTTTTCACAACGTATTAATGAATTATTTAGCAGTTTTCGTGAATTAGACGAAGAATTTTATGAAGATTTAGAAGAGGCTTTTATCGGAGCTGATGTTGGTTTTCAAATGACAATGGCATTAACAGATGCGATTCGTGATGAATTGGAAACACGTGGTGTTACGAAAGCAGAAGATGTCAAGCAAGTAATGCTTGAAAAAATGGTTCAAATCTATGAAAAAGACGGCGAACAAAAGGAACATATTCACTTAAATCCTGACGGCCCAACGGTGATTTTATTTGTTGGGGTCAATGGCGTTGGGAAAACGACATCAGTAGGTAAAATAGGCTATCAATTAGCTCAAGAGGGGCACAAAGTGTTACTTGCTGCTGCCGATACATTTAGAGCAGGTGCGATTGAGCAATTGAATGTGTGGGGCGAACGTTTAAATATTCCAGTGGTAACCGGTAAAGCACAGAGTGACCCAGCATCCGTTGTGTTCGATGCAGTAAAACGTGCGAATGCTGAACAATATGATTATTTATTAGTTGATACTGCTGGTCGTCTGCAAACAAAAGCGAATTTAATGCAAGAATTAGCTAAAATTAAACGTATTATCGAGCGTGAAAATCCAAATGGGGTACAAGAAGTCTTTTTAGCATTAGATGCAACAACTGGTCAAAATGCGTTAATTCAAGCGAAACAATTCAATGAGGCGACTGAAATTACTGGATTGGTCTTAACCAAATTAGACGGTACAGCTAAGGGTGGGGTTGTTCTATCAATTCGTCACGAATTAGATATTCCTGTAAAATATATCGGTTTAGGTGAAAAAGCCACTGATTTACAGAAATTTGATGCAGAACAATATATGTATAGTCTGATTAAAGATGTTTTGTCAGCACAAGCATAA
- a CDS encoding HAD family phosphatase, with product MIKLIAIDLDGTLLNSQGMITKENIDALYFAHQQGVKIVLCTGRPYFAMKDFVSEIGLNSDDDYIITFNGGLVQKAANGEIIKQYVLTPRDLKRWDSLTQQLALPLNLIDQAFVYEPHQYPENHPSIYLDERKNLATCFMDYDAFDSEHEFNKFVVCCEPNYLDQQIQLIPKEFFEDYSVFKSRTNLLEIVEKSVTKGNILLELAKHLEIAADELMAIGDQENDLTMIEVAGVGVAMGNAVDSVKQAAQYITATNDENGVAQAIYHYIN from the coding sequence ATGATAAAACTAATAGCTATCGATTTAGACGGCACTTTGTTAAATAGTCAAGGAATGATAACAAAAGAAAATATTGACGCATTGTATTTTGCACACCAACAGGGTGTAAAAATTGTTTTATGTACTGGGCGACCTTATTTTGCGATGAAAGATTTCGTATCTGAAATTGGATTAAATTCGGACGATGATTATATTATTACTTTTAATGGTGGTTTAGTTCAAAAGGCAGCAAATGGCGAAATTATTAAGCAATATGTGTTAACGCCACGTGATTTAAAGCGTTGGGATAGTCTAACACAACAATTGGCGTTACCACTCAATTTAATTGACCAAGCATTTGTTTATGAGCCACATCAATATCCCGAAAATCACCCGTCAATTTACTTAGATGAACGTAAAAATCTTGCGACATGCTTTATGGATTATGATGCGTTTGATTCTGAGCATGAATTTAATAAATTTGTCGTGTGCTGCGAACCGAATTATTTAGACCAACAAATTCAATTGATTCCAAAAGAGTTTTTTGAAGATTATTCTGTCTTTAAATCTCGGACGAATTTATTAGAAATTGTTGAAAAATCGGTGACTAAAGGAAATATTTTATTGGAATTGGCAAAACATTTAGAGATTGCTGCTGACGAATTAATGGCAATTGGCGACCAAGAAAATGATTTGACGATGATTGAGGTTGCTGGTGTTGGTGTCGCAATGGGAAATGCAGTTGATTCGGTCAAACAGGCTGCACAATATATTACAGCAACCAATGATGAAAATGGTGTGGCTCAAGCTATTTACCATTATATTAACTAA